The following coding sequences lie in one Apium graveolens cultivar Ventura chromosome 1, ASM990537v1, whole genome shotgun sequence genomic window:
- the LOC141706213 gene encoding G-type lectin S-receptor-like serine/threonine-protein kinase At4g27290, giving the protein MEGTCTNLVLYSTIWLLFSISTLPSSAVHVLTINQTIRDGDTLVSANQEFELGFFSPGHSTKRYVGIWFKKISQGTSVWVANRDAPLTNTSGILMIQNKAFSILDNATSTIIWSSNYSRFVENPVAQLLDSGNLVFRDQEEHGGQEDFVWQSFDYPGDTILAGMKLGVDSERGIQLEHSSWKSEDDPSPGSYVHKVDVHGYPQLLLWKKSQLHSRSGPWVGNRFSGDPLVKTRIYKNELVIGQKEIYYISHPLDNSSDTPATRVILTPNGNLQRQVWNDPKQEWTNFVNTVLSDCDQYGYCGPYSTCDISTAPRCACLRGFIPKMQEKWDAGDWTDGGVRVTPLDCGRGEGFTRYAGVKLPDTRRSWYSLSLNLEDCKSICLKNCSCIAYSSSTNVEKDPSGCLLWFEALMDITGFTKYGQDIYVKMPASMSDKSKRSRVNPMPFISIAVVLTVISILVALYLFKKKRLRSKGKLNSDADQDTELPFFEFKRVAKATCNFSRDNKIGEGGFGPVYKGLLEDGQLIAVKRLSENSRQGKDEFKNEVSLIAKLQHRNLVSLLGYCTEEGERILIYEYMPNKSLDSLIFGISFF; this is encoded by the exons ATGGAAGGCACATGCACAAACTTAGTTTTGTATTCCACCATTTGGTTACTCTTCTCCATCTCTACACTCCCCTCCTCTGCTGTACATGTGTTAACAATAAACCAAACAATCAGAGATGGAGACACTCTTGTTTCAGCAAATCAAGAATTCGAACTGGGATTTTTCAGCCCTGGCCACAGCACGAAACGTTATGTTGGCATATGGTTCAAGAAAATCTCACAGGGGACATCTGTTTGGGTAGCTAACAGAGATGCACCACTCACTAACACTTCTGGAATACTAATGATCCAGAACAAGGCTTTTTCGATACTTGATAATGCTACTAGTACTATTATTTGGTCCTCGAATTATTCAAGATTTGTCGAGAATCCAGTTGCTCAGCTGTTGGATAGTGGAAATCTTGTTTTTAGGGACCAAGAAGAACATGGTGGACAGGAAGATTTTGTTTGGCAGAGTTTCGATTATCCTGGAGATACTATTTTGGCTGGCATGAAACTTGGAGTGGATTCGGAGAGAGGTATACAATTGGAGCACTCTTCTTGGAAAAGTGAGGATGATCCGTCTCCAGGAAGCTATGTACATAAAGTGGATGTTCATGGTTATCCACAGCTCCTGTTGTGGAAAAAATCACAGCTACATTCTAGGTCTGGACCATGGGTTGGTAATCGGTTTAGTGGCGATCCATTAGTAAAAACAAGAATCTATAAAAACGAATTAGTCATAGGACAGAAGGAGATCTACTATATATCTCATCCTCTGGATAACAGTTCTGATACGCCTGCCACAAGGGTAATATTGACTCCAAATGGTAATCTACAGCGCCAGGTATGGAATGATCCTAAGCAAGAATGGACAAATTTTGTCAATACAGTACTGAGTGACTGCGATCAATATGGATATTGCGGTCCATATAGTACTTGTGACATCAGCACCGCTCCAAGATGTGCATGCTTGAGAGGGTTTATTCCAAAGATGCAAGAAAAATGGGATGCTGGCGATTGGACAGATGGGGGTGTTCGTGTTACTCCATTGGATTGTGGACGCGGAGAAGGTTTTACTAGGTATGCTGGAGTGAAATTGCCAGACACACGACGTTCATGGTACAGTTTGAGTCTGAATCTGGAGGATTGCAAAAGTATTTGTTTGAAGAATTGCAGTTGCATAGCTTATTCAAGTAGTACAAACGTCGAAAAAGATCCAAGTGGATGCTTACTATGGTTTGAGGCATTGATGGATATCACTGGATTTACAAAATATGGGCAAGATATCTATGTGAAAATGCCAGCTTCAATGTCAG ACAAAAGCAAGAGATCCAGAGTGAATCCCATGCCATTCATCTCAATTGCAGTGGTATTGACAGTGATATCAATCTTGGTGGCCCTGTATTTGTTCAAGAAGAAAAGGCTGAGATCAAAAGGCAA GTTAAATTCAGATGCAGACCAAGATACAGAGCTACCATTCTTTGAGTTCAAACGAGTTGCTAAGGCCACATGTAACTTTTCTCGTGATAACAAGATTGGAGAGGGAGGCTTTGGACCTGTTTACAAG GGATTGCTAGAGGACGGGCAACTGATAGCAGTGAAAAGGCTGTCAGAGAATTCCAGACAAGGAAAAGATGAATTCAAGAATGAAGTTT
- the LOC141706193 gene encoding uncharacterized protein LOC141706193, which translates to MYEDLKSEYLEVEDPFILWENLKDMFDHQKLVYLPAAENDWANLRLQDFKSVRAYSSALFKISSRLIMCGEKVTEKRKIDKTLSTFHPNNINLAEMYKERKFTKFGDLLSTFLVAEQNHELVIKNHQSRPTGSAPLPEVNNMSFQQNVRGRGYRGGRGQGRYRGRGRRHGHFRPYNNSGHRKWQSESQSKRKASRGGKTENVCYRCGMNGHWTRNCHTPDHLVKLYQSSQKSKEKMVETNFANNNIDDFSRITTGGISINGPNEPNETPIWEAED; encoded by the coding sequence ATGTATGAAGATTTAAAATCTGAGTACTTAGAAGTCGAGGATCCttttattttatgggaaaatctaAAGGATATGTTCGATCACCAGAAACTAGTTTATCTACCTGCAGCTGAAAATGATTGGGCTAATTTAAGACTTCAGGATTTTAAGAGTGTCCGAGCATATAGCTCTGCTTTGTTCAAAATAAGTTCTAGGCTTATTATGTGCGGTGAGAAAGTTACGGAAAAAAGAAAAATCGATAAAACACTATCAACTTTTCACCCCAACAATATCAACTTAGCAGAGATGTACAAGGAGCGCAAATTCACTAAATTCGGGGATCTTCTATCAACTTTCCTCGTTGCTGAACAGAATCATGAATTGGTGATTAAGAATCATCAATCCCGTCCAACAGGATCTGCCCCATTACCTGAAGTAAATAACATGTCATTCCAGCAGAATGTACGTGGAAGAGGGTATAGAGGTGGACGGGGCCAAGGGCGGTACCGTGGACGAGGTCGGAGACACGGGCATTTTCGTCCATATAACAACTCTGGTCACCGGAAGTGGCAATCTGAATCACAGAGTAAAAGAAAGGCATCACGAGGAGGAAAAACTGAAAATGTTTGCTATAGGTGCGGCATGAATGGGCACTGGACACGTAATTGTCATACCCCGGATCATCTTGTTAAGTTATACCAATCTTCTCaaaaatcaaaagagaaaatggTAGAAACTAATTTCGCCAACAACAACATAGATGATTTCTCGAGAATCACAACTGGAGGAATAAGCATTAATGGTCCGAATGAACCTAACGAAACTCCCATATGGGAGGCTGAAGATTAG